From the genome of Leptodactylus fuscus isolate aLepFus1 chromosome 1, aLepFus1.hap2, whole genome shotgun sequence, one region includes:
- the LOC142188570 gene encoding adipose-secreted signaling protein, translating to MAAAKKGAKPKVSGVRFASGFSEEGAHNHVHFEEKLHDSVVMVCQQEDGNYLVKVGFLKILHKYEITFTLPALQRLGRNICAVPLPNLNLKVTNITAVPEGHNIRCEYTAHKEGVLKEEMILASESNDKSLLKVVVQARVLDRHHGTPMLLEGVKCIGAEAEYDSEQSDWHGFD from the exons gTGCGAAGCCGAAGGTTTCGGGTGTGCGCTTCGCTTCAGGCTTCTCGGAGGAGGGCGCTCACAACCATGTGCACTTTGAGGAGAAGCTGCATGACTCGGTGGTGATGGTTTGTCAGCAAGAAGACGGCAACTACTTAGTGAAG GTCGGCTTCCTGAAGATCTTACACAAATATGAGATCACCTTCACCTTACCTGCCCTGCAGCGACTCGGAAGGAATATTTGTGCAGTTCCTCTCCCGAACCTGAACCTTAAAGTGACAAACATCACAGCAGTGCCTGAAG GACACAACATCAGATGTGAGTACACTGCTCATAAAGAAGGCGTCTTAAAGGAGGAGATGATTCTGGCCAGCGAGTCCAACGATAAGTCTCTTCTCAAGGTAGTGGTCCAGGCGCGGGTCCTGG ACCGCCATCACGGCACTCCGATGCTGCTGGAGGGAGTGAAGTGTATCGGGGCCGAGGCAGAGTATGACTCCGAGCAGAGCGACTGGCACGGCTTCGACTGA
- the LOC142188588 gene encoding heat shock 70 kDa protein 12B-like gives MTTLLDSRMGTLQIADSMDRSRTPSPTHSSNFLNESCNIAPLTPSQSPRSEHRSIPPSRFLVVVAIDFGTTSSGYAFSFVKDPEVIHMMRKWEGGDPGVAHQKTPTSLLLTPDKAFHSFGYTARDFYHDLDPEEARDWLYFEKFKMKIHSTSDLTMKTELEALNGKKVQALEVFAHALRFFKEHAVHELKEQCPSLDEKEGIRWVITVPAIWKQPAKQFMREAAYLAGLVSPEYPEQLLIALEPEAASIYCRKLRLHQLIDLSCKAFFNGLPTDRSVDSSFRQAREQLRRSRHSRTFLVETGMGELWSEMQAGDRYIVADCGGGTVDLTVHQIEQPQGTLKELYKASGGPYGAVGVDLAFEKMLCKIFGEDFIQTFKVKRPAAWVDLMIAFEARKRTAAPQRSNHLNISLPFSFIDFYRRHTRQNVETALRKSSVNFVKWSSQGMLRMSSEAMNELFQPTIQQIVQHIGDLINKPEVKGIKYLFLVGGFAESPMLQNAVQSAFSEVCRVIIPQDVGLTILKGAVLFGLDPTIVRVRRSPLTYGVGVLNKFVEGKHPKEKLLVKEGKNWCTDIFDKFVSVDQSVALGDIVQRSYCPARFGQRKIIINIYCSSSDDVVYITDPGVRKCGTINLDLPDINEANGKVLRREIKASMQFGDTEIKVTAMDVKTSKIVRAAIDFLSN, from the exons CAGACAGCATGGATCGCTCCCGTACCCCGTCACCAACACACTCATCAAACTTCCTGAATGAAAGCTGTAATATCGCTCCACTGACTCCATCTCAGTCTCCG AGGAGCGAGCATCGGTCCATCCCACCGTCCCGGTTCCTTGTGGTCGTGGCTATAGACTTTGGTACCACGTCCAGTGGTTACGCCTTCAGCTTTGTGAAGGACCCTGAAGTGATCCATATGATGAG GAAATGGGAAGGAGGGGATCCCGGCGTTGCCCACCAAAAGACTCCCACAAGTTTACTGCTGACCCCTGACAAAGCATTCCATAGTTTTGGATATACGGCTAGAGACTTCTACCACGATCTAGACCCTGAGGAGGCTCGAGACTGGCTCTACTTCGAGAAATTCAAGATGAAGATTCACAGCACCAGT GATCTCACCATGAAGACTGAACTGGAAGCCTTGAACGGGAAGAAGGTCCAAGCTCTGGAGGTGTTTGCACACGCCTTGAGGTTCTTCAAAGAACATGCAGTGCAT GAACTGAAGGAACAATGTCCATCTCTGGATGAGAAGGAAGGGATTCGATGGGTGATTACTGTCCCTGCTATCTGGAAGCAGCCAGCAAAGCAATTCATGAGAGAAGCGGCATATTTG GCAGGTTTGGTGTCTCCAGAATATCCCGAGCAGCTCCTGATCGCTCTGGAACCAGAAGCGGCCTCCATCTACTGCCGGAAGCTCCGACTCCACCAGCTCATTGACCTCAGTTGTAAGGCTTTCTTCAATGGCTTACCCACCGATCGGTCAGTTGACTCCAGCTTCAGACAAG CGAGAGAACAACTCCGAAGATCACGGCATAGCCGGACGTTTCTGGTGGAGACTGGGATGGGGGAGCTGTGGTCGGAGATGCAGGCAG GCGACCGTTACATTGTGGCCGACTGCGGCGGAGGAACGGTGGACCTGACTGTCCATCAGATTGAGCAGCCACAAGGAACACTCAAGGAACTGTACAAAGCATCAG GTGGTCCCTATGGAGCCGTAGGGGTGGACCTTGCCTTTGAGAAGATGTTGTGTAAGATATTCGGCGAAGACTTCATCCAGACCTTTAAGGTGAAGCGTCCAGCAGCCTGGGTAGACCTGATGATCGCGTTTGAGGCTCGGAAAAGAACGGCAGCTCCGCAGCGGTCCAACCACCTGAACATTTCCCTCCCGTTCTCCTTCATTGACTTCTACAGGAGACACACCAGACAGAATGTGGAGACCGCTCTACGGAAGAGCAG TGTAAACTTTGTGAAGTGGTCGTCGCAGGGGATGCTCCGGATGTCGTCTGAGGCAATGAATGAACTCTTCCAGCCCACcatccaacagatcgtccagcaCATAG GAGATCTCATCAACAAGCCCGAGGTGAAGGGCATCAAGTACCTGTTCCTGGTGGGCGGCTTTGCAGAGTCTCCCATGTTGCAGAATGCCGTCCAGTCGGCTTTCAGTGAAGTGTGCCGTGTCATCATCCCTCAAGACGTTGGTCTGACAATACTCAAAGGAGCTGTCTTGTTTGGCCTAGACCCCACCATTGTGAGAGTGAGACGTTCTCCTCTCACTTACGGGGTGGGCGTCCTTAACAAGTTTGTGGAAGGGAAACACCCAAAAGAGAAGCTCCTTGTGAAAGAAGGAAAGAACTGGTGCACTGATATCTTTGATAAGTTTGTGTCTGTGGACCAGTCGGTGGCCCTCGGAGACATTGTACAAAGGAGCTACTGCCCGGCCCGATTCGGCCAACGCAAAATCATCATCAACATTTATTGCTCATCAAGTGACGATGTGGTGTACATCACCGATCCGGGTGTCAGGAAGTGCGGCACCATCAACCTGGACCTGCCAGATATCAACGAGGCCAATGGCAAGGTCCTTCGTCGGGAGATTAAGGCCAGCATGCAGTTTGGCGACACGGAAATCAAAGTCACAGCCATGGATGTCAAGACTTCAAAGATTGTGCGAGCCGCCATTGACTTCCTCTCCAACTAG